One window of Hypanus sabinus isolate sHypSab1 chromosome 10, sHypSab1.hap1, whole genome shotgun sequence genomic DNA carries:
- the marcksa gene encoding myristoylated alanine-rich protein kinase C substrate a isoform X2, translating into MGAQFSKNAANRETVAEKAGEAAAGSPSKTNGQENGHVKVNGDASPAAAAAAPSASEEPVEKEEVQANGATPAEENKEQQPQSQPKEEGGEAAAEAGSSSTPAAKPQEQSGEGAAAAAEGGTATTPAEGEAPAKGEEGGAAATAASPTNSETPKKKKKRFSFKKSFKLSGFSFKKAKKETGESGEGEAATAAAAAAAAPAAAAPAEAEKEPGAAAEAGSAEESKSTPAGGDDAAAAAAASPAPAAPAEAKKEESAASPEAEPEEKAPERVDVQEAKAPEEPKASEERPTAEAASSNPAPAAEASTAEQDAAAAAVPAAAVAEPAAAEPAVPQEAPSESSPAPATESAEQNQ; encoded by the exons ATGGGAGCCCAATTCTCCAAGAACGCTGCAAATCGTGAAACTGTGGCTGAAAAAGCCGGGGAAGCTGCCGCCGGATCACCTTCTAAAACCAACGGACAG GAGAATGGGCATGTGAAGGTGAACGGAGACGCCTCCCCGGCGGCGGCAGCCGCCGCCCCCTCCGCCTCCGAGGAGCCCGTCGAAAAGGAGGAAGTGCAGGCGAATGGAGCCACCCCGGCCGAGGAGAACAAGGAGCAGCAGCCGCAGTCACAGCCGAAGGAGGAGGGCGGCGAGGCGGCTGCAGAGGCGGGCAGCAGCAGCACCCCGGCCGCCAAACCCCAGGAGCAGAGTGGCGAGGGGGCGGCGGCCGCAGCCGAGGGTGGCACTGCCACCACCCCAGCAGAGGGCGAGGCTCCGGCCAAAGGCGAGGAAGGAGGGGCAGCGGCCACGGCCGCCAGCCCGACCAACAGCGAGACCCCCAAAAAGAAGAAGAAACGCTTCTCTTTCAAGAAGTCCTTCAAGTTGAGCGGCTTCTCCTTTAAGAAAGCCAAGAAGGAAACGGGCGAGAGCGGCGAAGGTGAAGCTGCGACAGCAgcagccgccgccgccgccgccccaGCGGCAGCAGCCCCGGCCGAAGCCGAGAAAGAGCCGGGTGCAGCCGCAGAAGCCGGCAGCGCCGAGGAGAGCAAATCCACCCCGGCTGGAGGAGACGACGCCGCCGCCGCCGCTGCCGCTTCCCCTGCCCCTGCGGCGCCAGCCGAAGCCAAGAAAGAGGAGAGCGCAGCCTCGCCGGAGGCTGAGCCCGAGGAGAAGGCTCCCGAAAGGGTGGACGTACAGGAAGCCAAAGCTCCAGAGGAGCCCAAAGCCAGTGAGGAGAGACCTACGGCAGAGGCGGCCTCGTCTAACCCAGCCCCCGCTGCTGAGGCGTCCACAGCCGAGCAAgacgctgcagcggcggccgtaCCCGCAGCAGCAGTAGCAGAGCCCGCAGCAGCAGAGCCAGCTGTGCCACAGGAAGCACCCTCCGAGTCCAGTCCAGCACCAGCTACCGAGTCGGCAGAGCAAAACCAATAA
- the marcksa gene encoding myristoylated alanine-rich protein kinase C substrate a isoform X1, with protein MGAQFSKNAANRETVAEKAGEAAAGSPSKTNGQQENGHVKVNGDASPAAAAAAPSASEEPVEKEEVQANGATPAEENKEQQPQSQPKEEGGEAAAEAGSSSTPAAKPQEQSGEGAAAAAEGGTATTPAEGEAPAKGEEGGAAATAASPTNSETPKKKKKRFSFKKSFKLSGFSFKKAKKETGESGEGEAATAAAAAAAAPAAAAPAEAEKEPGAAAEAGSAEESKSTPAGGDDAAAAAAASPAPAAPAEAKKEESAASPEAEPEEKAPERVDVQEAKAPEEPKASEERPTAEAASSNPAPAAEASTAEQDAAAAAVPAAAVAEPAAAEPAVPQEAPSESSPAPATESAEQNQ; from the exons ATGGGAGCCCAATTCTCCAAGAACGCTGCAAATCGTGAAACTGTGGCTGAAAAAGCCGGGGAAGCTGCCGCCGGATCACCTTCTAAAACCAACGGACAG CAGGAGAATGGGCATGTGAAGGTGAACGGAGACGCCTCCCCGGCGGCGGCAGCCGCCGCCCCCTCCGCCTCCGAGGAGCCCGTCGAAAAGGAGGAAGTGCAGGCGAATGGAGCCACCCCGGCCGAGGAGAACAAGGAGCAGCAGCCGCAGTCACAGCCGAAGGAGGAGGGCGGCGAGGCGGCTGCAGAGGCGGGCAGCAGCAGCACCCCGGCCGCCAAACCCCAGGAGCAGAGTGGCGAGGGGGCGGCGGCCGCAGCCGAGGGTGGCACTGCCACCACCCCAGCAGAGGGCGAGGCTCCGGCCAAAGGCGAGGAAGGAGGGGCAGCGGCCACGGCCGCCAGCCCGACCAACAGCGAGACCCCCAAAAAGAAGAAGAAACGCTTCTCTTTCAAGAAGTCCTTCAAGTTGAGCGGCTTCTCCTTTAAGAAAGCCAAGAAGGAAACGGGCGAGAGCGGCGAAGGTGAAGCTGCGACAGCAgcagccgccgccgccgccgccccaGCGGCAGCAGCCCCGGCCGAAGCCGAGAAAGAGCCGGGTGCAGCCGCAGAAGCCGGCAGCGCCGAGGAGAGCAAATCCACCCCGGCTGGAGGAGACGACGCCGCCGCCGCCGCTGCCGCTTCCCCTGCCCCTGCGGCGCCAGCCGAAGCCAAGAAAGAGGAGAGCGCAGCCTCGCCGGAGGCTGAGCCCGAGGAGAAGGCTCCCGAAAGGGTGGACGTACAGGAAGCCAAAGCTCCAGAGGAGCCCAAAGCCAGTGAGGAGAGACCTACGGCAGAGGCGGCCTCGTCTAACCCAGCCCCCGCTGCTGAGGCGTCCACAGCCGAGCAAgacgctgcagcggcggccgtaCCCGCAGCAGCAGTAGCAGAGCCCGCAGCAGCAGAGCCAGCTGTGCCACAGGAAGCACCCTCCGAGTCCAGTCCAGCACCAGCTACCGAGTCGGCAGAGCAAAACCAATAA